In the genome of Chryseobacterium sp. 52, the window TTGGATTTTTCATCCATCAAAGCTAAAATTGTTTTCGCTCTGTCACCGGCAGAAATACCTGTAGAAGTTCCGTTTCCAAGAAGGTCAACAGAAACGGTAAAAGCGGTTTCCTTAGGATCACTGCTTCTGCTTACCATTACTTCAAGACCAAGCTCGTCACATCTTTTTTCAGGAAGCGGCATACAGATCAGCCCTCTTCCGTGAAATGCCATGAAATTGATAATTTCCGGCGTTGTCAATTCTGCAGCGCAAAGAAAATCTCCTTCGTTTTCTCTGTCTTCATCATCTACTACTATGATTATTTTACCATTTTTAAGGTCTTCAATAGCCTCTGGAATAGTATTTAATTTAATATCAGACATGTTTACTTTTTATTTGTGCAAAGATACTTATAAAAATAAGCATCTGCCAATTAATATGAATGGTTTGTTAGGCTCTGGATAAAGAGTTTGTTGCCTCTCTGAAAATTTCGTAAGATCTCAGTCTTTTCTGATGATCGTAGATATGTGAATTGATAATTAATTCATCCACATTGAATTTTTCCTGAAAATTTTTCAGCTTTTCTTCAATTTCTGTCTGATCTCCAATCAATGTATATTTCAGTTTCTGTAAGACCGCTCCTTTTTCCATGGGTGACCAGACGTCATCCATATCTGCAACAGGTGGCGCAAATGGTTTTCTATCATTTCTGATGATATTAAGAAATGCCTGAAATAATGTTGTGGAAAGCTGATGAGCTTCTTCTGAGGTTTCAGCTGCAACTCCATTGATGCATGCTAAAATATAGGGCTTATCCAACTGTTTTGAAGGCTGAAAATTCTCTCTATAAATAGTAAAGGCCATTTCCATATATTCAGGCGCAAAATGTCCTGCAAAAGCATAGGGAAGCCCAAGCTCCGCAGCCAGCCATGCACTATCTGTACTGGATCCCAGAATATAAAGCGGAATATCCAGGCCTTCCCCGGGAATAGCACGAACCAAAGCATCAGAATTATCTTTAGAAAAATATTTCTGAAGCTCTAAGATCTGTCTCGGAAACTGTTGGTTGATGATTGCTGGATTTCGTCCCAAAGCCTGAGCAGTAAGACCGTCAGTTCCGGGTGCTCTGCCTACCCCCAGGTCGATCCTGTTGGGAAAAAGAGACTCCAGTGTTCCGAACTGTTCAGCGATGATGAGAGAACTGTGGTTGGGAAGCATAATGCCTCCGGATCCTACCCGTATTGTTTTCGTTCCGTTGGCTATAAAGCCGATAAGAACAGAGGTTGCTGAACTGGCAATACTTTCCATATTGTGATGCTCGGCAAGCCAGAATCTTTTATAATTTAAATGTTCAGTATGGTTTGCTAAAGATAAACTGTCCTGAAACGTATCGTGAATGCTTTTCCCCTGCTTTACGGGAGCAAGATCCAGCACCGATATTTCAAAATTTTTCATAATCTTAAATTTTAGGTCTGAAAAAACCAAGCAAATTTAATGCTTATAAATTGCATTAGTTACTTTTTGTAATTGATAGGATGGATTACGTAGTTCAGGAAAAAACTATCAGAATTAAATTTAAACTTCTTCATTTTTTTGTAATTGGATTATTATATTATATTTGAATTCTCAAATTTAAATTAATGGAAGAAAAGGTAGCATTTATCAGAAGAATACTTAATATTGACAACAATCCTTTTGAGTTATGGATTAATAAAAGTATGGTACAGGATAAGGATAAAGGTCAGTTTAACTGGTGTTGGTATATTGAGTTACAGAAATTTGATGATACCGAAAATGATGATCTCAACCTACAGGTTCTGATGGTAGAAATAATTCAGAAAATAATGAAAGTTGCCGATATCAAAGTTGCAGGAACAACGCTGTACAAAAATTTATATGAAATCATTTTTTATGCAAAACTAGAAGATACCCACAAAATTGCCGGTGAGTGCGTAGAAATTCCCCGCGAATTAGAAGACAGAGAGAACAGATTTATAAAATATCATTCAAAAAAAGATGACAACTGGGATAATTTAAAGCTCTATTTTGATATAGTGAATAATAACTAACCATAAGATTAGCTTCCTGCTCTTTAGTGTATCCCTTGTTATCATAGAATATTTAACTAATATAATACAGATGAAATCAAAAATCATGTACATCGAAAACAAATCCTTGGGCCATCACGGACCTGCATGAATTGGCTTTGTAGAATTTTCAAAGTCAGGACAAACTGTTTATTTTAATGATAAAACCTTGAAAAAGCTTAAAACTCCTGGAATTACCGGAAATCATTTCGATGTAGAAACGGGAGAAGAATATTGGGTTTCCGGGGTCAAGAAAAACGGGCAGGACAGGCATCAATCCGGAAGCGGAAAAATTATGCTTGATAAAAATTCTGTTGAAGACTATTTAAAACTTGTTGATTTTGGTATCATAGATGAGAGAAATTTCACCATAATTGAATTTTCAAAGACTGATAAAAGTAGATTTAATGATATTGAAAATATTGAAGTCCAATATAGAAACCGAAGCCTTAGCGCAAGTTATTGGGATAATAACAGACGAAAATTAATCTTGGATAATTAAGTTTAAAATTGTGATTAAAATTGAAAACTACGATAATAAAATTGTAGAAATTGAAAAAATTCAGTCTACCTATATTATCCTGAAAATGGACAATAAATTATTCCGTTTCGATCTTAAAAATAAAAAAGAAGCATTTTTGAAACAGAAAGAATCAGGAAAGTTAACATTTTATGAAGACCATCCTTTATTGATTAATCATAACGAAAGCAATCTTGAAGTTTTTATTAACTCAAAACCAGAAAACCTTGAAATGTTCATTAATGATTTGAAAAACTCAATTGATGAAATTACAAAAGGCTGGAGAAACTGGAAAGATTATATCGAAATTAATACCGGTATTCATTACCAATTATTTCTTCAAAACGTTCAAAAAGGATCGGGAAAAATTTTAAAAGCACCTTTTTCAGTTATCGAAAATATTGAAAAAATCTGTGATCAACATCATGTAAAAATTAAATACTTTGGAGAAAAGGTTATGACTCCTCATCAATTGATCATGATTAATAATCAGTTTGTCATTGCTGAAAA includes:
- a CDS encoding LLM class flavin-dependent oxidoreductase is translated as MKNFEISVLDLAPVKQGKSIHDTFQDSLSLANHTEHLNYKRFWLAEHHNMESIASSATSVLIGFIANGTKTIRVGSGGIMLPNHSSLIIAEQFGTLESLFPNRIDLGVGRAPGTDGLTAQALGRNPAIINQQFPRQILELQKYFSKDNSDALVRAIPGEGLDIPLYILGSSTDSAWLAAELGLPYAFAGHFAPEYMEMAFTIYRENFQPSKQLDKPYILACINGVAAETSEEAHQLSTTLFQAFLNIIRNDRKPFAPPVADMDDVWSPMEKGAVLQKLKYTLIGDQTEIEEKLKNFQEKFNVDELIINSHIYDHQKRLRSYEIFREATNSLSRA